Proteins encoded in a region of the Elizabethkingia bruuniana genome:
- a CDS encoding REP-associated tyrosine transposase — protein MSTKYKATEITQTYFITMTTVGWIDIFTRLNQKYIIINALKYCQENKGLTIFAYCLMHSHLHLLCRADANISLAEIMRDFKKYTSKKIIHTIIEEPESRREWLLNYFKKNCEHLSRKQGYKVWQDGYHAEEVFSNKWIKEKINYIHQNPVKERIVTESENYYFSSARNYSDLDSALDIEIIFIG, from the coding sequence ATGTCAACAAAGTATAAAGCAACGGAAATAACACAAACATACTTTATAACAATGACAACTGTTGGCTGGATAGATATCTTTACAAGGCTTAATCAAAAGTATATTATTATTAATGCTTTAAAATATTGTCAGGAAAACAAAGGCCTTACTATTTTTGCGTATTGTCTAATGCATAGCCATCTACATTTATTATGCAGAGCTGATGCTAATATTTCATTAGCAGAGATAATGAGAGATTTCAAAAAGTACACTTCAAAAAAAATCATTCATACAATTATAGAAGAACCAGAGAGTAGAAGAGAGTGGTTATTGAATTATTTCAAAAAAAACTGTGAACATCTGTCTAGAAAGCAAGGATACAAAGTATGGCAAGATGGTTATCATGCAGAAGAGGTTTTTTCAAATAAATGGATAAAAGAAAAGATTAATTATATACATCAAAATCCTGTAAAAGAAAGAATAGTAACTGAATCTGAGAATTATTATTTTAGTTCAGCCAGAAATTATTCAGATTTAGATAGCGCATTGGATATTGAAATTATCTTTATAGGATAG